In one window of Caenimonas aquaedulcis DNA:
- the atpG gene encoding F0F1 ATP synthase subunit gamma: MAAGKEIRGKIKSVENTKKITKAMEMVAASKMRKAQERMRHARPYADKVRNIAANLGKANPEYTHPFMNVNDAKTAGFIVVTTDKGLCGGMNTNVLRMVTTKLREMQSAGMDANAVAIGNKGLGFLNRIGAKVVSHVTQLGDTPHLDKLIGPVKVLLDAYAEGKVSAVYLSYTKFINTMRQEPVLEQLLPLTADNFKSDEGQHGWDYIYEPDAQTVIDELLLRYVEALVYQAVAENMASEQSARMVAMKAATDNAGNVIAELKLVYNKTRQAAITKELSEIVAGAAAV, translated from the coding sequence GTGGCTGCAGGTAAAGAGATTCGGGGCAAGATCAAATCGGTGGAGAACACCAAGAAGATCACCAAGGCCATGGAAATGGTGGCCGCCTCCAAGATGCGCAAGGCGCAGGAGCGCATGCGCCATGCCCGGCCTTACGCCGACAAGGTGCGCAATATCGCGGCCAACCTCGGCAAGGCGAATCCGGAGTACACGCACCCGTTCATGAATGTGAACGACGCGAAGACCGCCGGCTTCATCGTGGTCACGACGGACAAGGGCCTGTGCGGCGGCATGAACACCAACGTGCTGCGCATGGTCACGACCAAGCTGCGCGAAATGCAGTCCGCCGGGATGGACGCGAATGCGGTCGCCATCGGCAACAAGGGCCTGGGCTTCCTGAACCGCATCGGCGCCAAGGTGGTTTCGCATGTGACGCAACTGGGTGACACGCCGCATCTGGACAAGTTGATCGGGCCGGTGAAGGTGCTGCTCGATGCTTACGCCGAGGGCAAGGTGAGCGCCGTGTACCTTTCGTACACCAAGTTCATCAACACCATGCGTCAGGAGCCGGTGCTCGAGCAGCTGTTACCTCTCACCGCGGACAATTTCAAGTCCGACGAGGGCCAGCACGGCTGGGACTACATCTACGAACCCGATGCGCAGACTGTCATCGACGAATTGCTGCTGCGCTACGTAGAGGCGCTGGTGTACCAGGCCGTGGCCGAGAACATGGCGTCCGAGCAATCGGCGCGCATGGTGGCCATGAAGGCCGCCACCGACAACGCCGGCAACGTGATTGCCGAGCTCAAGCTGGTCTACAACAAGACGCGCCAGGCGGCGATCACGAAAGAGCTTTCGGAGATCGTGGCCGGAGCGGCTGCGGTTTGA
- the atpA gene encoding F0F1 ATP synthase subunit alpha → MQLNPAEISELIKSRIEGLSASADIRNQGTVVSVADGICRIHGLSDVMAGEMLEFPPTADGTPTFGLALNLERDSVGSVILGEYEHISEGDTVKCTGRILEVPVGPELVGRVVNALGQPIDGKGPVNAKMTDVIEKVAPGVIARQSVSQPMATGLKSIDSMVPIGRGQRELIIGDRQTGKSAVAVDAIINQKGQNMTCVYVAIGQKASTIKNIVRSLEQAGAMEYTIVVAASASESAAMQYVSAYSGCTMGEYFRDRGQDALIVYDDLSKQAVAYRQVSLLLRRPPGREAYPGDVFYLHSRLLERAARVNADYVEAFTKGEVKGKTGSLTALPIIETQAGDVSAFVPTNVISITDGQIFLETSLFNAGIRPAINAGISVSRVGSAAQTNWIKGLSGGIRTDLAQYRELAAFAQFASDLDEATRKQLDRGARVTELLKQAQYSPLPISLMGATLFAVNKGYLDDIEVKKVLAFEHGLHAYLKDKHAALLATIEKNGAKWDNKPAKDSDADDKKAFKKVCIDAETELNAAIAAFKKSFA, encoded by the coding sequence ATGCAACTCAATCCCGCAGAGATTTCTGAACTGATCAAGAGCCGCATCGAGGGCCTGAGCGCCAGTGCCGACATCCGCAACCAGGGCACGGTCGTATCCGTGGCCGACGGTATCTGCCGCATCCACGGCCTGTCCGACGTGATGGCCGGTGAGATGCTGGAGTTCCCGCCGACCGCGGACGGCACGCCGACCTTCGGCCTTGCGTTGAACCTCGAGCGCGACTCCGTCGGCTCGGTGATTCTGGGCGAATACGAGCACATCTCCGAAGGCGACACCGTGAAGTGCACGGGCCGGATCCTGGAAGTGCCGGTGGGGCCCGAGCTCGTGGGCCGCGTCGTCAACGCGCTGGGCCAGCCGATCGACGGCAAGGGTCCGGTCAACGCCAAGATGACCGACGTGATCGAGAAGGTTGCGCCGGGCGTGATCGCCCGCCAGTCCGTGAGCCAGCCGATGGCCACCGGGCTGAAGTCCATCGACTCCATGGTGCCGATCGGCCGCGGCCAGCGCGAGCTGATCATCGGCGACCGCCAGACCGGCAAGTCGGCCGTGGCCGTCGATGCGATCATCAACCAGAAGGGTCAGAACATGACCTGCGTGTACGTCGCCATCGGGCAGAAGGCGTCCACGATCAAGAACATCGTCCGCTCGCTGGAGCAGGCCGGCGCGATGGAATACACCATCGTCGTCGCGGCTTCCGCTTCCGAGTCGGCCGCCATGCAGTACGTTTCCGCGTACTCCGGCTGCACGATGGGCGAGTATTTCCGTGACCGCGGCCAGGATGCCCTGATCGTCTATGACGACCTGTCCAAGCAGGCCGTCGCGTATCGCCAGGTTTCGCTGCTGCTGCGCCGCCCGCCGGGCCGCGAAGCCTACCCCGGCGACGTGTTCTATCTCCACTCGCGCCTGCTCGAGCGCGCCGCACGCGTGAATGCCGACTACGTCGAAGCGTTCACCAAGGGCGAAGTCAAGGGCAAGACGGGTTCGCTGACCGCACTGCCGATCATCGAGACGCAGGCGGGCGACGTGTCCGCTTTCGTGCCGACGAACGTAATCTCGATCACGGACGGGCAGATCTTCCTGGAAACGTCGCTTTTCAACGCCGGCATCCGCCCCGCCATCAACGCCGGTATCTCGGTGTCCCGCGTCGGTAGCGCCGCCCAGACCAACTGGATCAAGGGCCTGTCGGGCGGTATCCGTACGGACCTCGCGCAATATCGTGAGCTGGCGGCCTTCGCGCAGTTCGCCTCCGACCTGGACGAAGCCACCCGCAAGCAGCTCGACCGCGGCGCCCGCGTGACCGAATTGCTCAAGCAGGCCCAGTACAGCCCGCTGCCGATCTCGCTGATGGGCGCGACACTCTTCGCGGTGAACAAGGGGTACCTCGACGACATCGAGGTCAAGAAAGTCCTGGCCTTCGAGCACGGCCTGCATGCCTACCTGAAGGACAAGCACGCCGCCCTGCTCGCGACCATCGAAAAGAACGGCGCCAAGTGGGACAACAAGCCCGCCAAGGATTCGGACGCGGACGACAAGAAGGCCTTCAAGAAGGTCTGCATCGACGCCGAGACCGAATTGAACGCCGCCATCGCGGCGTTCAAGAAGTCCTTCGCTTGA
- a CDS encoding F0F1 ATP synthase subunit delta: MAELATIARPYAEALYKSSKGDLNAASQWLDALGAVAGNAQLLQFADNPKVTSQQVFDVISDVAKVQLPESAKNFLRAVIENGRVSALPEIATQFRALKNAQSGSSDAVVYSAFPIDAQALAGVSAALEKRFGRKLNVSVKEDPSLIGGIRVVVGDEVLDTSVKARLEQMKVALTA; encoded by the coding sequence ATGGCTGAACTCGCGACCATCGCCCGTCCTTACGCCGAAGCGTTGTACAAGTCGTCCAAGGGTGACTTGAACGCGGCTTCGCAGTGGCTCGACGCCCTCGGCGCCGTGGCCGGCAACGCGCAGCTGCTGCAGTTCGCCGACAACCCCAAGGTCACGAGCCAGCAGGTCTTCGATGTCATCTCCGACGTCGCCAAGGTGCAATTGCCGGAGAGCGCGAAGAATTTCCTGCGTGCGGTCATCGAAAACGGCCGCGTCTCCGCCTTGCCCGAGATCGCGACGCAATTTCGCGCGCTCAAGAATGCGCAGAGCGGCTCGTCCGATGCCGTGGTCTACAGCGCGTTCCCGATCGATGCGCAGGCCCTCGCGGGTGTCTCGGCCGCACTGGAAAAGCGCTTCGGCCGCAAGCTGAACGTGAGCGTCAAGGAAGACCCGTCCCTCATCGGCGGAATTCGCGTGGTGGTCGGCGACGAGGTGCTCGACACCTCCGTCAAGGCCCGCCTGGAACAAATGAAAGTCGCCCTCACCGCCTGA
- a CDS encoding F0F1 ATP synthase subunit B, whose protein sequence is MSITATLIVQMIVFLILVGFTMKYVWPPIAAALDERARKIADGLAAADKAKADLAAADKRVEAELGKTRNETAALLADAERRAQHIVEEAKGRATEEANKIIAAAKVEADQQTVRARETLREQVAGLAVKGAEQILRKEVNAGVHAELLNRLKAEL, encoded by the coding sequence GTGAGCATTACCGCAACCCTCATCGTCCAGATGATCGTGTTCCTGATCCTGGTCGGGTTCACGATGAAGTACGTGTGGCCCCCCATCGCCGCCGCGCTCGACGAGCGCGCGCGGAAGATCGCCGACGGCCTGGCCGCCGCCGACAAGGCGAAGGCCGACCTGGCTGCCGCCGACAAGCGCGTGGAAGCGGAACTCGGCAAGACGCGCAACGAGACGGCCGCCCTGCTGGCCGACGCGGAGCGCCGTGCGCAGCACATCGTCGAGGAAGCCAAGGGCCGGGCCACCGAAGAGGCCAACAAGATCATCGCAGCGGCGAAGGTCGAAGCCGACCAGCAGACCGTCCGCGCGCGCGAAACCCTGCGCGAGCAGGTCGCCGGCCTGGCCGTCAAGGGCGCCGAGCAGATCCTGCGCAAGGAAGTCAACGCCGGCGTTCACGCCGAGCTGCTGAACCGCCTCAAGGCCGAGCTGTAA
- the atpE gene encoding F0F1 ATP synthase subunit C: MQVISFVALAAGLIIGLGAIGACIGIGIMGSKYLESAARQPELMGELQTKMFLLAGLIDAAFIIGTGIALWFATANPFLSQLANLPK, translated from the coding sequence ATGCAAGTTATCAGTTTCGTCGCACTGGCCGCCGGCCTCATCATCGGCCTGGGTGCCATCGGTGCCTGTATCGGTATCGGCATCATGGGCAGCAAGTACCTCGAATCCGCCGCGCGCCAGCCCGAGCTGATGGGCGAACTGCAGACCAAGATGTTCCTGCTCGCCGGCCTGATCGACGCCGCTTTCATTATCGGTACCGGTATCGCCCTGTGGTTCGCCACCGCGAACCCGTTCCTGAGCCAGCTGGCCAACCTCCCGAAGTAA
- the atpB gene encoding F0F1 ATP synthase subunit A has protein sequence MAAENVAAEAAEHGQTAGEYILHHLTFWQNHPAKSVADFTVFNFDSMIYAILLGVISCYLLWRAARKATSGVPGRFQAAVEILVEMVDAQAKGIVHNAQSRKFIAPLALTVFVWIFMMNAMDLLPVDLLPAAWQWLNGAAGHDPHHAYMRSVPTADLSMTMGLSVSVLLICLYYNVKIKGMGGWAHELVTAPFGTSKNPVFAVILGILNFAMQMIEFVAKTVSHGMRLFGNMYAGELIFLLIALLGGAWSLSATGISLALIHIIAGTAWAIFHILIITLQAFVFMMLALVYLGQAHDAH, from the coding sequence ATGGCTGCTGAAAACGTCGCTGCTGAAGCTGCAGAACACGGACAGACCGCGGGGGAATACATCCTCCACCACCTGACCTTCTGGCAAAACCATCCGGCGAAGTCGGTGGCGGATTTCACGGTCTTCAATTTCGATTCGATGATCTACGCCATCCTGCTCGGCGTGATCAGCTGCTACCTCCTCTGGCGGGCCGCCCGCAAGGCGACTTCCGGCGTGCCGGGCCGCTTCCAGGCGGCCGTGGAAATCCTGGTGGAGATGGTCGATGCCCAGGCCAAGGGTATCGTGCACAACGCGCAGAGCCGCAAGTTCATCGCCCCGCTCGCGCTCACCGTGTTCGTGTGGATCTTCATGATGAACGCGATGGACCTGCTGCCCGTCGACCTGCTGCCGGCCGCCTGGCAGTGGCTGAACGGCGCCGCGGGCCACGATCCTCATCACGCCTATATGCGCTCCGTGCCGACGGCAGACCTCTCGATGACCATGGGTCTGTCGGTGTCCGTGCTGCTGATCTGCCTGTACTACAACGTCAAGATCAAGGGAATGGGTGGTTGGGCGCACGAGCTCGTCACCGCTCCCTTCGGCACGAGCAAGAACCCCGTGTTCGCGGTGATCCTCGGCATCCTCAACTTCGCGATGCAGATGATCGAGTTCGTGGCCAAGACGGTGTCGCACGGCATGCGACTGTTCGGCAATATGTATGCCGGTGAACTCATCTTCCTGCTGATCGCCCTGCTGGGCGGCGCGTGGTCGCTGTCCGCGACCGGCATCAGCCTGGCGCTCATCCACATCATTGCCGGCACCGCCTGGGCAATCTTCCACATCCTGATCATCACGCTTCAGGCGTTCGTGTTCATGATGCTGGCGCTCGTGTACCTCGGCCAGGCGCACGACGCGCACTGA
- a CDS encoding ATP synthase subunit I, giving the protein MKTVAPLVDSEEELPFKQLTADEARRLREQNPPVSPWWVVAGQAVVGLVVALAAWGVTGRQNVGWSAGYGALAVVIPAAILARGISSRFSSLNAGTAAVGFMAWEMVKIASAIALLMAAPKLVADLSWPALLVGLVLTMKVYWLALAYAPKKKREPVNG; this is encoded by the coding sequence ATGAAAACCGTCGCTCCCCTGGTGGATTCGGAGGAAGAGCTCCCGTTCAAGCAGCTGACCGCCGACGAGGCGCGCAGGCTGCGCGAACAAAACCCCCCGGTTTCCCCCTGGTGGGTGGTTGCGGGGCAGGCTGTGGTGGGTCTCGTCGTGGCATTGGCCGCATGGGGCGTCACCGGGAGGCAAAACGTTGGGTGGTCCGCCGGATACGGCGCGCTGGCCGTGGTGATTCCCGCGGCCATTCTGGCGCGCGGCATCTCCAGCCGTTTTTCCTCCCTGAACGCGGGCACCGCGGCGGTCGGGTTCATGGCGTGGGAAATGGTCAAGATCGCTTCGGCAATCGCCCTGTTGATGGCGGCGCCGAAGCTGGTGGCAGACCTGAGCTGGCCGGCATTGCTGGTGGGCCTGGTTCTGACGATGAAGGTGTATTGGCTCGCGCTGGCGTACGCGCCCAAAAAGAAGCGTGAGCCGGTGAACGGCTAA
- a CDS encoding aminotransferase class IV, translating into MNPSELTDLPCYLNGEFTRLRDAKVSVMDRGFVFGDGIYEVVPVYAGRPFRFEHHMARLERSLRELRIENPKTREEWRALVDRLTATYAQEQGKTPAQTDQIVYIQVTRGVAMRDHAMVQGITPTVFAMTNRIAALSAADRAAGVACVTADDFRWKKAHLKSISLAGAVLSRQISADAGALETIMFRDGWLSEGAAANVWVVKGGTLSGPPKDNLVLEGIRYGLMEELCRDAGVPFELRRISRAEVLAADELLLSNASKEILAVTRLDGQPVGNGKPGPIYEKMYAGYQRAKQSA; encoded by the coding sequence ATGAACCCTTCAGAACTTACCGATCTTCCGTGTTACCTCAACGGCGAATTCACCCGCCTGCGCGATGCGAAGGTGAGCGTCATGGACCGGGGCTTCGTCTTCGGCGACGGCATTTATGAGGTGGTGCCGGTCTATGCCGGCCGGCCTTTCCGTTTCGAGCATCACATGGCCCGGCTGGAGCGCAGCCTGCGCGAGCTGCGCATCGAGAACCCGAAGACGCGCGAGGAATGGCGCGCGCTGGTCGACCGTTTGACCGCGACCTATGCGCAGGAGCAGGGAAAGACGCCGGCGCAGACCGACCAGATCGTCTACATCCAGGTGACCCGCGGCGTGGCCATGCGGGACCATGCGATGGTCCAGGGAATCACGCCCACGGTCTTCGCCATGACCAACCGCATCGCCGCGCTGTCGGCTGCCGACCGCGCGGCAGGTGTGGCTTGCGTCACCGCGGACGACTTCCGCTGGAAGAAGGCGCACCTGAAGAGCATCAGCCTCGCGGGCGCCGTGCTGTCGCGCCAGATCAGCGCGGATGCCGGCGCGCTCGAGACCATCATGTTCCGCGACGGGTGGCTGAGCGAAGGAGCGGCCGCCAACGTCTGGGTCGTGAAAGGCGGCACCCTGTCCGGTCCGCCGAAGGACAACCTGGTCCTTGAAGGCATTCGGTATGGCCTGATGGAAGAGCTATGCCGGGACGCGGGCGTTCCGTTCGAATTGCGGCGGATCAGCCGCGCCGAGGTCCTGGCCGCCGACGAGTTGCTGCTGTCCAACGCCTCCAAGGAGATTCTCGCGGTCACGCGCCTGGACGGGCAGCCGGTTGGAAACGGCAAGCCCGGCCCCATCTACGAAAAGATGTACGCCGGCTACCAGCGTGCCAAGCAAAGCGCCTGA
- a CDS encoding YbeD family protein, which produces MTTPTPSPIPQVIGSEPARESLIEYPSRFPIKVMGTKVDGFVHAVTTIARQFDPAFDASTIELRDSKAGKYLGITITVNATSRDQLDELYRTLSTHPMVKVVL; this is translated from the coding sequence ATGACCACCCCTACCCCGAGCCCCATTCCGCAAGTGATCGGCAGCGAGCCCGCGCGCGAGTCGCTGATCGAATATCCATCGCGCTTTCCCATCAAGGTGATGGGAACGAAGGTCGACGGGTTCGTGCATGCGGTGACGACGATCGCCAGGCAATTCGACCCGGCCTTCGACGCGTCCACCATCGAACTGCGCGACAGCAAGGCAGGCAAGTACCTGGGCATCACCATCACGGTGAATGCCACCAGCCGCGACCAGCTCGACGAGCTTTACCGCACCCTGTCGACGCATCCGATGGTGAAGGTCGTCCTCTAG
- the lipB gene encoding lipoyl(octanoyl) transferase LipB — protein MDTRVRGRVDYLPTYEAMQAFTAARTDATVDELWLCEHPPVFTQGLAGRAEHVTDAGGIPVVQTNRGGQVTYHGPGQVVAYPLVDMRRAGYFIKEYVYRIEEAVIRTLAHFGVTGHRVRGAPGIYVRLDDPSSHAVLPPSQASPAGSPDFSGLGKIAALGLKVSRQCTYHGVALNVAMDLEPFSRIDPCGYPGLKTVDLSTIGVSTHWDDAAGVLGRKLTQHLAA, from the coding sequence ATGGACACGCGGGTCCGCGGTCGCGTGGACTACCTGCCCACCTACGAGGCGATGCAGGCGTTCACGGCGGCGCGGACGGATGCAACGGTCGACGAGCTGTGGTTGTGCGAACACCCGCCTGTCTTCACACAAGGCCTCGCGGGGCGCGCGGAACATGTCACCGACGCTGGCGGCATTCCGGTGGTGCAGACGAACCGCGGTGGGCAGGTGACTTACCACGGCCCCGGCCAGGTGGTTGCCTACCCCCTGGTGGACATGCGCCGGGCCGGCTACTTCATCAAGGAATACGTCTACCGTATCGAGGAGGCGGTGATCCGCACGCTGGCGCACTTCGGCGTCACGGGGCATCGGGTACGCGGTGCCCCCGGGATTTATGTTCGGCTCGACGATCCTTCCTCCCATGCCGTGCTGCCGCCTTCCCAAGCTTCGCCGGCGGGGAGCCCCGACTTCTCCGGCCTCGGCAAGATCGCCGCGCTGGGGCTCAAGGTCAGCCGGCAATGCACCTACCATGGCGTGGCCCTGAATGTCGCCATGGACCTGGAGCCCTTCTCCCGTATCGACCCTTGCGGCTACCCCGGGCTGAAAACGGTGGACCTTTCTACAATCGGGGTCTCCACCCATTGGGACGACGCGGCGGGCGTGCTGGGCCGCAAGCTCACCCAGCACCTCGCTGCCTGA
- the lipA gene encoding lipoyl synthase, with product MSSSEVVREAQSTENYQAGAKQKAAAKLSRIPVKVEQAEVLKKPDWIRVRAGSPTTRFYEIKQILRESNLHTVCEEASCPNIGECFGKGTATFMIMGDKCTRRCPFCDVGHGRPDPLDPNEPENLAKTIARLKLKYVVITSVDRDDLRDGGAGHFVECIRKTRELSPGTTIEVLVPDFRGRDDRALEILKAAPPDVMNHNLETIPRLYREARPGSDYAFSLNLLKKFKALHPQVPTKSGIMVGLGETDDEILQVMRDMREHDIDMLTIGQYLAPSSSHLPVRRYVHPDTFKMFEARALEMGFSHAAVGAMVRSSYHADQQAHAAGVANT from the coding sequence ATGAGCTCCTCCGAAGTCGTGCGCGAAGCGCAATCCACCGAAAACTACCAAGCCGGCGCCAAGCAGAAGGCCGCGGCCAAGCTGTCGCGCATTCCCGTGAAGGTGGAGCAGGCCGAGGTCCTCAAGAAGCCCGACTGGATCCGCGTGCGCGCCGGCTCCCCGACGACACGGTTCTACGAGATCAAGCAGATCCTGCGGGAGAGCAACCTGCACACCGTGTGCGAAGAGGCCTCCTGCCCCAACATCGGCGAGTGCTTCGGCAAGGGAACCGCCACGTTCATGATCATGGGCGACAAGTGCACGCGGCGCTGCCCGTTCTGCGACGTGGGCCATGGCCGCCCGGACCCACTCGATCCGAACGAGCCGGAGAACCTGGCAAAGACCATTGCGCGCCTGAAGCTCAAGTACGTAGTGATCACCTCCGTGGATCGCGACGACCTGCGCGACGGCGGTGCGGGCCACTTCGTCGAGTGCATCCGCAAGACGCGCGAGCTGTCGCCCGGCACCACCATCGAAGTGCTGGTGCCCGATTTCCGCGGCCGCGACGACCGCGCGCTGGAGATCCTGAAGGCGGCGCCGCCCGACGTAATGAACCACAACCTGGAGACCATCCCGCGGCTCTATCGCGAAGCGAGGCCGGGTTCCGACTACGCGTTCAGCCTGAACCTGCTCAAGAAGTTCAAGGCGCTGCATCCCCAGGTGCCGACCAAGAGCGGCATCATGGTCGGTCTCGGCGAAACCGACGACGAGATCCTGCAGGTCATGCGCGACATGCGCGAACACGACATCGACATGCTGACCATCGGACAGTACCTCGCGCCCTCGAGCTCCCACCTGCCTGTGCGGCGCTACGTGCACCCCGACACCTTCAAGATGTTCGAGGCGCGCGCGCTGGAGATGGGCTTCTCGCACGCCGCCGTCGGCGCCATGGTTCGCTCGAGCTATCACGCAGACCAGCAGGCCCACGCAGCGGGCGTCGCGAACACCTGA
- a CDS encoding DMT family transporter has translation MHANLYALGAIALWATLAVLGVSLAHVPPFLLTGLALVIGSIPAWPLARQWRVPASTLALGIYGLFGFHFLLFIALRHAPAVEANLVNYLWPLLIVVLSPVLLAGLRLRAAHALAAIAGFAGAAIAILGSRDATGGGWAWGYLPALGSAFIWATYSLMTRRVAAFPTAAIGLFGLVSGVLSLLCHALLEPPATLAARDWALLAAMGLGPLGAAFFLWDAALKRGDPRQIGILSYLTPLASTALLVVFTGRGFSAGIVVAAALIIGAAVVGTRVR, from the coding sequence CTGCACGCGAACCTGTACGCGCTCGGCGCGATCGCGTTGTGGGCCACGCTGGCCGTGCTCGGAGTCTCGCTCGCGCACGTTCCGCCTTTCCTGCTGACGGGCCTCGCCCTGGTGATCGGCAGCATTCCCGCCTGGCCGCTGGCGCGCCAGTGGCGGGTGCCCGCCTCGACACTGGCCCTGGGCATCTACGGGCTCTTCGGGTTCCACTTCCTGCTCTTCATCGCACTGCGGCACGCCCCTGCCGTGGAGGCGAACCTCGTCAACTACCTGTGGCCGCTGCTGATCGTGGTCCTTTCGCCCGTGCTGCTGGCGGGATTGCGCTTGCGTGCGGCGCACGCGCTGGCCGCCATCGCGGGCTTTGCCGGGGCGGCGATCGCGATCCTCGGCTCACGCGACGCCACGGGCGGCGGATGGGCGTGGGGCTACCTGCCTGCGCTCGGCTCGGCATTCATCTGGGCCACCTATTCCCTGATGACTCGCCGCGTCGCTGCCTTCCCGACAGCCGCCATCGGGCTGTTCGGCCTCGTATCAGGCGTTCTTTCCCTGCTTTGCCATGCACTCCTCGAGCCCCCCGCGACACTGGCGGCACGAGATTGGGCCTTGCTGGCGGCAATGGGCCTCGGGCCACTCGGTGCGGCGTTCTTCCTGTGGGACGCAGCGCTGAAGCGCGGGGATCCGAGGCAGATCGGCATCCTGAGCTATCTCACACCGCTCGCATCGACGGCGTTGCTGGTCGTCTTCACGGGCCGCGGTTTCAGCGCGGGGATCGTGGTGGCGGCTGCGCTCATCATCGGTGCCGCAGTGGTCGGCACGCGCGTGCGCTAA
- the ptsP gene encoding phosphoenolpyruvate--protein phosphotransferase, with translation MTFSVHGLAVARGIAIGRAVLMASSRVDVAHYFIDASQIEDEIGRVRAGRNAVVDELHRLQHTIAQMGPKEAPHELAALLDVHLMLLQDEELISGVKHWISERLYNAEWALTTQLEVLARQFDDMEDDYLRGRKADLEQVAERILRYMKGVPLPVVPPGGPRRKTQQDLLLEDGMDVPLVMVAHDLSPADMLQFKQSVFAGFVTDVGGRNSHTAIVARSMDIPAVVGARSASQLVRQDDWIIIDGDAGVMIVDPSPIILAEYGFKQRQGELERGRLSRLRHTPAITLDGQKIELLANIELPEDAAAAVKAGAVGVGLFRSEFLFMGRRGALPDEEEQYQAYRRAVEGMEGLPVTIRTVDVGADKPLDDSVRDAAHLNPALGLRAIRWSLADPAMFLTQLRAILRAASHGQVNMLIPMLAHASEIRQTLSLIDFARAELDNRGVAYGPIRIGAMIEIPAAALTLKIFLKYFDFLSIGTNDLIQYTLAIDRADESVAHLYDPLHPAVLRLVAETIAECNAQGKGVSVCGEMAGDTTLTRLLLGLGLRSFSMHPAQILAVKQEVLRVDTTRMAAWAKQVLESEDPSSMVG, from the coding sequence ATGACGTTCTCGGTCCACGGCCTCGCAGTCGCCCGCGGCATCGCCATCGGGCGCGCTGTGCTGATGGCATCCAGCCGCGTCGACGTGGCGCACTACTTCATCGACGCAAGCCAGATCGAGGACGAGATCGGCCGTGTGCGAGCGGGGCGCAACGCGGTCGTCGACGAGTTGCATCGGCTCCAGCACACCATCGCGCAGATGGGCCCGAAGGAAGCACCGCACGAGCTGGCCGCCTTGCTGGACGTTCACCTGATGCTGCTGCAGGACGAGGAGCTCATCAGCGGGGTCAAGCACTGGATCAGCGAGCGCCTCTACAACGCCGAATGGGCGCTGACGACGCAGCTGGAAGTGCTCGCGCGGCAGTTCGACGACATGGAGGACGACTATCTGCGGGGCCGCAAGGCCGATCTCGAGCAGGTGGCCGAACGCATCCTGCGCTACATGAAGGGCGTGCCCCTGCCGGTGGTGCCGCCGGGCGGTCCGCGGCGCAAGACCCAGCAGGACCTGCTCCTGGAAGACGGCATGGATGTGCCGCTCGTGATGGTGGCGCACGACCTGTCGCCCGCCGACATGCTGCAGTTCAAGCAGAGCGTGTTCGCGGGATTCGTCACCGATGTCGGCGGGCGCAACTCCCACACTGCGATCGTCGCGCGCAGCATGGACATTCCGGCGGTGGTCGGTGCGCGCAGCGCGAGCCAGCTGGTGCGGCAGGACGACTGGATCATCATCGACGGCGACGCGGGGGTGATGATCGTCGATCCATCGCCCATCATCCTGGCCGAATACGGGTTCAAGCAGCGGCAGGGCGAACTGGAGCGCGGGCGGCTTTCCCGCTTGCGCCACACGCCGGCCATCACGCTCGATGGCCAGAAGATCGAACTGCTCGCCAACATCGAGTTGCCGGAAGACGCGGCGGCCGCGGTGAAAGCGGGAGCGGTGGGTGTCGGCCTGTTCCGCAGCGAATTCCTGTTCATGGGGCGGCGGGGTGCGCTGCCCGACGAGGAAGAGCAGTACCAGGCTTACCGCCGGGCGGTGGAGGGCATGGAGGGATTGCCCGTCACGATCCGCACGGTCGACGTGGGCGCCGACAAGCCGCTGGACGATTCGGTGCGCGACGCCGCGCACCTGAACCCCGCGCTCGGCCTGCGCGCCATCCGCTGGAGCCTGGCGGACCCAGCGATGTTCCTCACGCAATTGCGAGCCATCCTGCGTGCCGCATCGCACGGGCAGGTGAACATGTTGATTCCGATGCTCGCGCATGCCAGTGAAATCCGTCAGACCCTGTCGCTCATCGACTTCGCGCGTGCCGAGCTGGACAACCGCGGCGTGGCGTACGGCCCCATCCGCATCGGCGCGATGATCGAGATTCCGGCGGCCGCGCTCACCCTCAAGATATTCCTGAAGTACTTCGATTTCCTCTCGATCGGCACGAACGACCTGATCCAGTACACGCTGGCGATCGATCGGGCCGACGAGTCGGTCGCGCATCTCTACGATCCCCTGCACCCCGCTGTGCTGCGCCTGGTCGCAGAGACGATCGCGGAATGCAATGCCCAAGGAAAGGGCGTGAGCGTCTGCGGCGAGATGGCCGGCGACACCACCCTCACACGGCTGCTGCTGGGCCTGGGACTGCGGAGCTTCTCCATGCACCCGGCGCAAATCCTTGCCGTCAAGCAGGAGGTGCTTCGGGTCGATACCACGCGCATGGCGGCGTGGGCGAAGCAGGTGCTCGAGTCCGAGGACCCGTCCTCGATGGTGGGTTAG